One window of the Hyperolius riggenbachi isolate aHypRig1 chromosome 5, aHypRig1.pri, whole genome shotgun sequence genome contains the following:
- the LOC137519244 gene encoding mucin-2-like — MSPSPTTEPTTSITNTSTPPTTEPTTSTTSTTTTIESTTSITSTSPSPTTEPTNSITTTSTTPTTEPTTSITTTSPSPTTEPTTSITSTSPSPTTEPATSITTTSSSPTTEPTTSITTTSTTPTTEPTTLITTTSTTPTTEPTTLITTMLPSPTTEPTTSITTTSTPPTTEPTTSITTTSPSPTTEPTTSITTTSSSPTTEPTTSITTTSTTPTTEPTTLITTMLPSPTTEPTTSITTTSTPPTTEPTTSITSMSPSPTTEPTTLITTMLPSPTTEPPVLSTNVSTIPTSESTTSITTTLTTPTTEPPILITTVSSTPTTEYTTLIPTMLPSPTTETTTLITTTSITPTTESTTLSMPITESTPSFIREPTIITESTIPTSSSNIITSLTSEFITSYPAESTSANSDSTSTASTLTPSDNTLINVPTILTVESTSLVGSESVPTIELTTSSTSADLLLANETTNSIIESYSSTVTTEAKTAAITELTSAAQYTSAIMDTTSATETQTTTENVLSAETVMPVIESTSSTPIFSTSEIHTSITTEFNTLAAESTVQSTSEASIVSTISTAAESTATNMSTPLVTTESMPTTKSATSVTTDFTSIVTTSATAAPTSATEAPTSATAAPTSATEAPTSATEAPTSETEAPMSTTEAPMSTTEAPMSATEATTSTTEAPISATEAPTSVTEGSISSTEAPMSATEVPTSANEAPTSVSESATLTTYTTSESRISTTVEPISTMELTTVLMSESTSLSESPISTTNSTIGYSSAAETTSSITESTTLIAPTSTESTLTSESSIVFTTLSTTDLMSTIESNYTTTELTPTSESSTQPTTTTVEPISAIFIVTEPSTVVEITNSAIEATALLTSVSISATELPVLSTTESSSTAINTSSTTEPSNSAPMASTSTTLPTLAETVTSTVDLTTSLTTEAASSIEFPATSTDQTISLPTEPTTSTITDPQSTFGSTPVTIEYLSTSEYSTLTTTDLVPTIESISSTTDFTSTSESSVESTNSTTTELTTSDISLSTSVTPDLSTTESSSAAETTESPTESISSPKETTLTNEPSYESTNSSTTDLMSESTTEVSSVTETANLTVEFTATFTSATELTALSTREHTLANESQLSSTAESMSTTESTASTVNESSSVLETTTPTTETITSHTSESTLVTESPTSNTTEFSSTFDAATSTFETLTISTAEPSLITESSTATELMYTTKLSSMADSANSANESPASVTTESLSTVETTALVSGSTTSSTMEPTLTTEPTTANTTESVSTAEYTPLASAELMSTTSNTSELSSGAETTVSITNPTSSLTSVSTLTTEPVALNTSEPLSTTDTSNAGTATSMATEPISTNESATSTPGTDRATIPISELFSTAESIISLTSNDSTITEATDSTTVFSPLTNESSIAASTASFTIPVTDTTILSSPPVTENITLSTTPRPETGIFSILPIPDTTTQSTTQTNGPTPRSPEPSAEILTQSSTRIPESTTQTSVPLTMTTVSSSIPRGEITTSSNTAKVMNATQSTVAIAMTTAPSTILVVATTAPSSLPKDVSTSSSTPSVINGTITPSTMAIAGNTTSSNVEIAGTTILSETSAAVTIDQTAIGKAVAVAGSPTPIMETTPPTSAWTTSSQTTTTTTSPASVWNTSSQTTTTTTSPTFVWNTSSQTTTTTTSPTSIWNTSSQTTTTTTSPTSVWNTSSQTTTTTTSPTSVWNTSSQTTTTTTSPTFVWNTSSQTTTTTTSPTSIWNTSSQTTTTTTSPTSVWNTSSQTTTTTTSPTSVWNTSSQTTTTTTSPTAVWNTSSETTTTTTSPTSVWNTSSQTTTTTTSPTFVWNTSSQSTTTTTSPTSVWTASSQTTTGSTTALTNNTSAARSSNQSSTSTIKDTAVVAVRVYMRSFVPIDTSVMDVVLQETCLMLSRFPAGDFTLTYGASRTSVKCSSVLPAAS; from the coding sequence ATGTCACCCTCACCAACAACAGAGCCTACaacttcaatcacaaatacatcaACCCCACCAACGACAGAGCCTACAACTTCAACTACATCAACCACAACAACAATTGAGTCTACAACTTCAATCACATCTACGTCACCCTCACCAACAACAGAGCCTACAAATTCAATCACAACCACATCAACCACACCAACAACAGAGCCTACAACTTCAATCACAACTACATCACCCTCGCCAACAACAGAGCCTACAACTTCAATCACATCTACATCACCCTCACCAACAACAGAGCCTGCAACTTCAATCACAACTACATCATCCTCACCAACAACAGAGCCTACAACTTCAATCACAACTACATCAACTACACCAACAACTGAGCCTACAACTTTAATCACAACTACATCAACTACACCAACAACAGAGCCTACAACTTTAATCACAACTATGTTACCCTCACCAACAACTGAGCCTACAACTTCAATCACAACTACATCAACCCCACCAACAACAGAGCCTACAACTTCAATCACAACTACATCACCCTCACCAACAACAGAGCCTACAACTTCAATCACAACTACATCATCCTCACCAACAACAGAGCCTACAACTTCAATCACAACTACATCAACTACACCAACAACTGAGCCTACAACTTTAATCACAACTATGTTACCCTCACCAACAACTGAGCCTACAACTTCAATCACAACTACATCAACCCCACCAACAACAGAGCCTACAACTTCAATCACATCTATGTCACCCTCACCAACAACAGAGCCTACAACTTTAATCACAACTATGTTACCCTCACCAACAACTGAGCCACCAGTTTTAAGCACAAATGTGTCAACTATACCGACATCTGAGTCTACAACTTCAATCACAACTACGTTGACCACACCAACAACTGAGCCACCAATTTTAATCACAACTGTGTCATCCACACCAACAACTGAGTATACAACTCTAATCCCAACTATGTTGCCCTCACCAACAACTGAGACTACAACTTTAATCACAACTACATCCATCACACCAACAACTGAGTCTACAACTTTGTCCATGCCAATAACTGAGTCTACACCCTCATTCATAAGAGAACCCACAATAATAACTGAGTCTACAATACCAACCAGCTCATCAAATATTATTACTTCACTAACAAGTGAATTCATTACTTCTTACCCTGCTGAGTCCACATCAGCAAATTCAGACAGTACTTCAACTGCTTCAACTTTAACTCCATCTGACAACACATTAATTAATGTGCCTACCATATTGACAGTTGAAAGTACAAGTTTGGTGGGAAGTGAGTCTGTGCCGACAATTGAACTCACTACTTCTTCAACCAGTGCTGATCTTTTGTTAGCAAATGAAACAACAAATTCAATAATTGAGTCCTACAGCTCTACAGTGACAACTGAAGCCAAGACTGCAGCCATAACTGAGCTCACTTCAGCTGCTCAGTATACGTCAGCCATAATGGACACTACATCTGCCACTGAAACTCAAACCACAACTGAGAATGTATTATCAGCTGAGACTGTAATGCCAGTAATTGAGTCTACTTCATCAACACCAATATTTTCTACAAGTGAAATACATACTTCAATAACAACTGAATTTAATACATTAGCAGCAGAATCTACAGTTCAAAGCACATCTGAAGCATCAATTGTGTCTACAATATCAACTGCAGCTGAGTCCACGGCAACAAACATGTCTACTCCTTTAGTCACAACTGAATCCATGCCAACCACCAAATCGGCAACTTCAGTCACAACAGATTTCACTTCCATAGTTACTACATCAGCAACTGCAGCTCCCACATCAGCAACTGAAGCTCCCACATCAGCAACTGCAGCTCCCACATCAGCAACTGAAGCTCCCACATCAGCAACTGAAGCTCCCACATCAGAAACTGAAGCTCCAATGTCAACAACTGAAGCTCCAATGTCAACAACTGAAGCTCCAATGTCAGCAACTGAAGCCACCACATCAACAACTGAAGCTCCCATATCAGCAACTGAAGCGCCAACCTCAGTAACTGAAGGTTCCATATCATCAACTGAAGCGCCAATGTCAGCAACTGAAGTTCCAACATCAGCAAATGAAGCTCCAACATCAGTATCGGAATCTGCCACGTTAACAACTTATACGACATCTGAGTCAAGAATTTCAACTACTGTGGAACCCATATCCACAATGGAACTTACAACTGTGCTCATGTCTGAGTCCACATCACTATCTGAGTCTCCAATTTCAACCACAAATTCCACAATAGGATATTCATCAGCAGCTGAGACTACCTCATCAATAACTGAATCTACAACTTTAATTGCACCAACTTCAACAGAATCTACATTAACAAGTGAGTCTTCAATTGTATTTACAACTTTAAGCACAACTGATCTCATGTCAACAATAGAGTCTAACTATACAACAACAGAACTCACACCAACTAGTGAGTCTTCAACTCAGCCTACAACAACTACAGTTGAACCCATATCTGCTATTTTCATTGTAACTGAACCTTCAACAGTGGTGGAAATTACTAATTCAGCAATAGAAGCTACAGCATTACTAACGTCTGTGTCCATATCAGCAACTGAACTTCCAGTCTTAAGTACAACTGAATCTTCATCAACAGCTATAAATACTTCTTCAACAACCGAACCTTCAAATTCTGCCCCAATGGCATCCACATCAACAACCTTGCCCACATTAGCAGAGACTGTTACATCAACAGTGGACCTTACAACCTCACTCACAACTGAGGCTGCATCATCAATCGAGTTTCCAGCAACATCAACAGATCAGACTATTTCACTTCCAACTGAACCTACAACTTCAACCATAACAGATCCTCAATCAACATTTGGGTCTACACCTGTAACTATAGAATACCTATCAACAAGTGAGTATTCAACTTTGACCACAACTGACCTTGTACCAACAATAGAATCTATAAGTTCAACAACAGATTTCACATCAACAAGTGAGTCTTCAGTTGAGAGTACAAATTCAACCACTACAGAACTCACAACTTCAGACATATCTTTGTCCACATCAGTTACACCAGATTTAAGCACAACTGAATCTTCATCAGCAGCTGAGACTACCGAATCACCAACTGAATCTATATCTTCACCAAAGGAAACCACACTAACAAACGAGCCTTCATACGAATCTACAAATTCATCCACAACTGATCTCATGTCAGAGTCTACAACTGAGGTGTCATCAGTGACAGAGACTGCTAACTTAACGGTGGAATTTACAGCTACATTCACATCAGCAACTGAACTCACAGCTTTATCTACAAGAGAACACACCTTAGCTAATGAGTCACAACTGTCATCCACAGCTGAGTCCATGTCAACAACTGAGTCTACAGCCTCAACTGTTAATGAGTCCTCATCGGTTTTAGAGACTACAACACCTACAACAGAAACAATAACTTCACATACATCTGAGTCCACATTGGTGACTGAGTCTCCAACTTCAAATACAACAGAATTTTCCTCAACATTTGATGCTGCTACATCAACATTCGAAACTCTAACTATAAGCACAGCAGAACCCTCATTAATAACTGAATCTTCAACTGCAACTGAACTCATGTATACAACTAAATTATCATCAATGGCAGATTCTGCTAATTCAGCAAATGAATCTCCAGCTTCAGTCACAACCGAGTCTTTGTCAACAGTTGAGACCACAGCATTGGTAAGTGGATCTACAACTTCATCCACTATGGAACCTACATTAACCACTGAACCTACAACTGCAAACACAACAGAATCTGTATCAACAGCTGAATATACACCTTTAGCCTCAGCTGAGCTCATGTCTACAACTTCAAACACAAGTGAGCTCTCTTCAGGAGCAGAAACTACAGTATCAATAACGAATCCTACAAGTTCACTCACATCTGTGTCCACATTAACAACTGAGCCTGTTGCTTTAAATACAAGTGAGCCTTTGTCAACAACCGATACATCAAACGCTGGCACTGCAACTTCAATGGCAACAGAAcctatttcaacaaatgagtctgcaACATCTACACCAGGAACTGACAGGGCAACTATCCCCATAAGTGAGCTTTTCTCAACAGCTGAGTCTATAATTTCACTAACATCCAATGATTCAACAATTACTGAAGCTACAGATTCAACTACAGTCTTCTCTCCATTAACAAATGAGTCCTCAATAGCTGCAAGCACAGCATCATTCACCATTCCAGTAACTGATACTACAATACTATCAAGTCCTCCGGTGACTGAGAATATCACACTATCTACCACTCCCAGACCAGAAACAGGAATCTTTTCTATCCTTCCAATCCCTGATACTACAACACAGTCTACTACTCAAACAAATGGGCCTACACCAAGATCTCCTGAACCATCAGCTGAGATACTGACACAATCTAGTACTCGAATACCTGAGTCGACAACACAGACTTCTGTTCCATTGACCATGACTACAGTGTCATCTAGCATACCAAGAGGTGAGATCACAACATCATCTAATACTGCAAAAGTTATGAATGCAACACAATCTACAGTTGCAATAGCCATGACCACAGCACCATCAACTATTCTAGTAGTTGCAACTACAGCACCATCTTCTCTTCCAAAAGATGTATCTACATCATCTTCTactcctagtgtaataaatggGACTATAACACCATCTACTATGGCAATAGCTGGGAATACAACATCATCTAATGTGGAAATAGCTGGAACTACAATATTATCTGAAACTTCTGCAGCTGTGACTATAGATCAGACTGCTATAGGAAAAGCTGTCGCTGTAGCAGGCTCTCCTACTCCGATAATGGAGACCACACCACCAACTTCTGCCTGGACCACATCATCTCAAACTACAACCACTACAACTTCACCAGCCTCTGTCTGGAACACATCATCTCAAACTACAACCACTACAACATCACCAACCTTTGTCTGGAACACATCATCTCAAACTACAACCACTACAACTTCACCAACCTCTATCTGGAACACATCATCTCAAACTACAACCACTACAACTTCACCAACCTCTGTCTGGAACACATCATCTCAAACTACAACCACTACAACTTCACCAACCTCTGTCTGGAACACATCATCTCAAACTACAACCACTACAACATCACCAACCTTTGTCTGGAACACATCATCTCAAACTACAACCACTACAACTTCACCAACCTCTATCTGGAACACATCATCTCAAACTACAACCACTACAACTTCACCAACCTCTGTCTGGAACACATCATCTCAAACTACAACCACTACAACTTCACCAACCTCTGTCTGGAACACATCATCTCAAACTACAACCACTACAACTTcaccaaccgctgtctggaacacaTCATCTGAAACTACAACCACTACAACTTCACCAACCTCTGTCTGGAACACATCATCTCAAACTACAACTACTACAACATCACCAACCTTTGTCTGGAACACATCATCTCAAAGCACAACAACTACAACTTCACCGACCTCTGTCTGGACCGCATCATCTCAGACAACTACCGGTAGTACTACTGCTTTGACAAATAACACCTCTGCTGCCAGGAGCAGCAATCAGAGCTCCACTTCTACAATAAAAGACACAG